A window of uncultured Methanoregula sp. genomic DNA:
CATGACATCCGAACGGTTGCCATTCACGGCCGAAAAGCCGGTGACCGGTCCCACATGCCGCAATGTATACCCGGATTCCCCGGCAAAGGTTCCTGCCATTCCTTCCGAGGGATTTTTGAACATGCCAGAAAGGGTGACAAGAGCAACGTGGCCGATCACGACAAGGACAAGGATAATCACGATCAGTTCCAGGATGGTGAGGCCGTTCTCGCCCTTATGATTATGTGGCATCATATCAGTGCAATCTCCGGTCGATCAGGCGTTTCGGCCGCCCTTTTTGTTTGTGCAGTTCGAGCCCCCCGGCCCGGGTGAAATTCACGATAATCCGTAAGTCCCCGTCGTGATAATGCCGGGCGAGCCCGGGTTTGTACTTCAGGAAACGGTTTAAAATTGTATCCTGAATGGTTTTTTTATCGCAATGATCCGGATCGATACATTCCACACCAACCGACAGTACCGTTTCATCCGGGCGTTCCCCGTCACTGATGAAAGCCTCATATTCCCCATTCAGGTACTCCAGGTTTTCCGGCTGGAAGACCGCCGCCTCTATATCCACGCGGTTTAAGGAATTTCGGAAGATCCATGCAGTCTCGGCTTCCCGCTGGGGGTTGTGGATCCGCATGTGCGTCCTGCCGCAGGTGCACCGGTTGCGGGAGAGGACAACGGTCGTATCTTCGGTATCGTAGTTGAGGAGAAGCATCCCCGCCTTTGCTCCTACGGGAAGCAGGGTGGTGAGGACGCCCCTGCCGCAGGCGCCGTCATGGACAAACGATTCCATCCGGGGATCATAGACATCCAGGTGAACGAGATCCTCAGGTACATGAAGTCCGGCAATCTCTGTGCATTCCCCGCACATAGTACCCTCAGTACTGCCATAGGTATTGTACACCGGGCACTCCCAGAGTTCAGCAAGGTACTTCCGGGATTCGTCGGCAAAGCTCTCGCCACCCGCAACCAGCTTGTCGATCGATGTTTCAGAGGGCGCGAGACCTTCTGCCCTGAGCCTCCTGTAGAGACGCAGGAGCTTGAAGACGCTTCCGATGATCGCGGTAGGCCGGTAGCTTTTGAGAATCCGCGATTCAAACGAACATTTGCCGATGGGAATGATCCCCATGCCGATTTTCTGTGCGGCAATGGTCATGGTGTTGGCCCCCACGTTCATCCCATAAGAAGCGCAGACCACGATCCGGTCCCGGCTTGAGAATCCCTGCGATACAAAACTCCGGGCATACTTCTCGGCATACCGCTTCCAGTCTTCCCAGGTGAGAAAGAAGCCTTTTGGCGTCCCGCTCGTACCGCTGGTCTCCTGGATGGAGAAGACATTGCTCCAGTCCGTGGACTTGAACTCGAACTCCGGAGTAACAGGGGGTTGGTGTTCCCGGATCGTTTTACCGGAGATGATCGGAAGATCCAGGAGATCCTCGTGAACGCGGACCTTTGCCGGATCGATACCATTCTCCCGGAACCAGTGCCGGTAAAACGGGGAATGATCCGCCGCATACCTGACGGTATATCTCACCCGTTCGTCGATCAGGGCATCGAGGCTGCCCCGATCCAGGGTCTCAATTTCCGGTGAGAAGTACGATCCCCCGGGCATGAGAGAGGATTGAGAGAGAGATGGTTTATACATTACGGCAAGTTCTGTCATGGAGGCAGGCCCTCATTTTATTGTCCGGACGGTCGAAAATGTACAGACTTCCCATGTACTTCCACCTCATCCTGACCGATGACTGCAATCTCTGCTGCAGTTATTGCCGGGCAAAGGCATTTGAGGAACTTGAAGAGGGTTCCGGTGAGGGAGAGCAGGTTGAGATCGATCCGGATCTTCCTGCGGAGCTGGACTACGATCTCCGGCTTCTCTATGAATTCCTCAGTAAGGATCCTTCTGCCACGCTGACATTCTATGGGGGCGAGCCGCTTCTCAGGGCAGATCTTATCACCCGGATCATACGGGAGGCGCCGGTACAGCGGTTCATGATGCAGACCAACGGCCTGCTTCTCGGACGGCTTGAACCGGCGATCGTGAACCGGTTTTCCACGATCCTTGTCTCACTGGACGGGAGAGAGGCACTCACGGACAAAAACCGGGGTGAAGGTGTATACCGCAAGGTGATCTCGCAGGTAAAAAACCTCCGTAAAAACGGGTATGCCGGCGAGCTGATTGCCCGCATGACCGTTACTGAAGATACCGACATCGCAGATGCCGTCAGCTGGCTTTCTTGCAATCCGGATTATTCTTTTTCCTCTATCCACTGGCAGCTGGATGCTGATTTTGCCAGTGACTTCTCCCGGCGCCGGTTTGCTGAATGGGTAAAGAACAGTTACAACCCGGGTATCCGGACCCTCGTCAGCTCATGGGTTGATCGGATGGAAACCACCGAAGAAGTCCTCCGCTGGTACCCGTTCCTCGATCCCATGGACGATCTCCTGCACGAGAGGGCAAGCCGGCTCCGGTGCGGTTCGGGATATGCCAACTACAGCATCATGACCGACGGCCACATCGCCCCCTGCCCCGTGATGATCGGCATGAGATCCTATTATGTGGGACATATCGCAGACGCAGACCCCGGTGCCCTTGACCGGATCGAGATCGGGGGGGATTGTATAACCTGCCGGATCCGGGATTTCTGCGGGGGACGGTGCCTCTATTCCAACATCACCCGGCCGTGGAATGCAGCAGAGCGGCAGCTGGTCTGCGGGACCGTTGAAAACCTGCACGATGCCCTCGTATCAGCCCTCCCGCGGGTGCGGGATCTGATCGCACGCGACACGATCACACGGGAAGATTTTACCCATGAAAAATTCAACGGGTGCGAGATAATTCCCTGATCTCCCGCGATTTATTCCTACAAATGTATAAAACAGATCCGGATACTGCAAATGTTTTTTATACAGAATCGGTAGATGTTTAGCTGCAGCTCAAAACTGCATGAGTAAGAGCAATGGAAAGAAAGAGTTTTGGCGGCCCGAGAAATTTCGGTCCCAGAGAAATGACAAAGACAGTCTGCTCAGACTGCGGAAAAGAGTGCGAAGTTCCCTTCAAGCCTACTGAAGGAAGGCCGGTCTACTGCAGGGACTGCCTGCCCAAGCACCGGAAACCCCGGTTCTGATCTCATCACTTTTTTCTTTTTCCCGCGTTTTTATACGTGTTACCTGAAAAAAACAACACTTCCCCTTCCCGAAACGCTCATTGAGCATGATCTCACATACCATCAGTATGAGCGGTTCATGGCATGAGGCAAAGGAGGAAGCTAAAAAAGGAGAGCTACCGCAGGTCTATCATGACTGCGATACCGGAACATACGGGGCGTGCAGACCAGGTGAGGAGCAGGGAACCTTCCAGGCCGGTGTATTTGTCCCTCACCGCTGCATCTGCATGCCGGCGCACCTGAGTGCAGAAGAGCTCGAGGCCAAAGAAAGAAAATTCCGCGAGGAAAACCCGGACTGGTAACGTTCCTCATCGGACAAAACTATTTTCTCCGGATCTCGTCGCGGAACCGGTGGACAAGATCGTAGAGCATCAGGCGGAACTCGTCACCGATCTCTTCCCAGGACTTGACATCCGATGCTTTACCCGGTTCTCCCGAAGGCGCAGGATCATGCACAATAGCGGCCTCTCCTTCGGGATGGGGCGTCCACCAGAGGTTCCGCATGATCTCGAAGTAGCCGGTCACAAGGACGAGGATGAAGACGAGCGGTACTATCACAAACGAGAGCAGCCAGAAGTAATGGTAAAGGTTGTTTGCCGTGATCATGTCAACCCATTCAAAAATCCGGAGCACGAATGCAACGATGAAGACGCTGCCTACCGCCTTGATGACCGGGAATGGAAGGTTGAGCGGGAACGGGAATGCCGCAAAGATATCCGCGACAAAGATGATGATGCCGATGACCAGCAGGAGCCAGAAATTGGTATTTAAGAACTCGATGCCCGAGAGAAGGGTCGGGTTCCGGATAAATTCCTTGAGGATGTTGGCGAGCACAACCACGATCAGGAAACAGATGATCCCGGTCATCCGCGATACAAAAACCCAGCTCAATGACTTATCGCGACACGGCCACATGATGTTGCCACCAAAAATGCAGTACAGGATTTGTGCGGAACGGTAAATAGGTTGCCGTACCGCAGTTCCCGCAACGGGGGAATCCTTCGCACCGGGGTTCTTCGGGCAGGATCGGCCACAGGATTATCCGCCTTTTTCACTACAAGGAATATGCCCGGAGACCCGGCGTGGTCGCGATCCACCGTTGCAATCAAATCCCCGCAGCCGGACAGCAGTTTTTTCCCGAGTTGGTCGGCCGTTTTCCGGATACTTATATTGCAATAATTCCTGCATCAATGCTCAAAAAATTACAATAATGTATAAATATGTACAAAAGCCACCTTTTAATCAGATTATGTGCCGGGACACCGGGTTCACCTGCAGGACAGGACCGTTCCCCTGAAACCCGGCATACAGGGTACGCAAGCAAACCGCCGATACGTGGATTACAGGAATAATTTATGAAAAACGATCTTACCATCAACCTGAGTGAAGAGGAGTTCATCACCGCGGTGAAAAACCAGCCAAAACCGCTCATTATCCCGCTCTGTGCGGAACTGCCGCTTGAAGATCTCTGCCCGCTGGACATCTTCCTTGGCACGCGGACCGGGTGCGGGTTTTTGCTCGAGTCCATGGAAGGCAGCGAGAAACTCGCCCGCTATTCGTTCATCGGCCTCGACCCGGTTTTCGTAGTATCGGTAGGATCGTCCGTGGAACTTGAAGGTGACGAGCTGTTCACTTCCATTGCACGGGATCCTGAAGGCCGGGATCCTGTTGATCGTATCAAATCGATCCTTTCCCGGTTCCAGTATGTGAACGTGAAAGCTCCCAGGTTCTTTGGCGGGATGGTCGGATACTTTGCCTATGACTGTGTCTATTCCCTCTTCGAAAAAGTCAGAGAAGGTACTTCCAAGACGATGGCCGGGAGCGGGCCGGATGCACGGTTCATGCTCACTAAGGACTGCATCGTCCTGGACCACCGGGACCGGATCCTCTACATCTTCTCAAGCCCGTTCCTCACGTATGAGTCGGATCTTTCCCGGGAGTATCACCGGAGTATCGATCGCATCCGGGCCCTTGCGGACCGTATCGCAACGCTTGCTGCAATCACCACGCCTGCATCAGAAACCGCTGCCGGGACCGCCAATGCCATACCTGCAATCCCTATGGGAGCACAGGAGGAGTACGAGCGGGCGGTAGAGAATATACGGGAGCACATCGCAGCCGGCGATATCTTCCAGGCCGTGCTCTCGCGAAGGATGGAATGCGAACTTTCCGGGGATCCGTTCAGGTTGTATGCGGCACTCCGGAAGATCAACCCGAGCCCGTACATGTATTACCTGGATTTCGGCAACGAGCAGGTGATAGGGGCTAGTCCCGAGATGCTCGTCCGGGTCGAGAACCGGAGGGTGACCACCGTCCCCATTGCCGGCACACGGCCCCGGGGCCGGACCCCAGCGGAAGATCAGGCACTGGCAGACGAGCTCCTCCGGGACGAGAAGGAGCGGGCCGAGCACACAATGCTCGTGGATCTTGCACGAAACGATCTTGGGCGTGTCTGCCGGTTCGGGTCGGTGGACGTGACCGAGTTCATGAACATCGAGAAGTTCTCGCATGTCCAGCACATCGTCTCCACGGTTTCAGGAGTGCTCCGCGACAACCTCGACTGCTATGATGCATTCCGGTCCTGTTTCCCGGCCGGGACTGTCTCGGGGGCGCCCAAGATCCGGGCAATGCAGATCATTGGTGAGCAGGAGCAGGGACCACGGGGAATTTATGCCGGCGCCGTCGGGTACATCGGGTTTGACCGGAACCTTGATTTCGCCATCGCGATCCGGACCGTGCTTGTCAAGAACGGCCGGGCATCAGTTCAGGTCGGGGCCGGGATTGTTGCCGACTCGGTGCCGTCTTTGGAGTGGAAAGAGACCGAAAGCAAGGCAACGGCTATGATGAAGGCGTTCGAACAATCGGGGGTCTGCCCATGAAAGTACTGATAGTTGACTGCTATGACAGCTTCACCTTCAACCTGTACCAGCAGGTGGGAAAACTCGGGGGAGACCCCCGGGTACTCACCTGCGACACCCCGCTCAGCCATCTGAAGAAAGTCGCCTGCGACCGGATCATCCTCTCGCCGGGCCCCGGGACACCGGAGGATGCCGGGGTCTGCCAGGAAGTCCTGAGCACCATGAGCAGAACCATCCCGACGCTCGGGGTCTGTCTCGGCCACCAGGCCATCTGCACCGCGTTCGGGGGAGAAGTCGGGAGGGCCGGGCGCCTTATGCATGGCAAGACCTCGAAGATCCAACACGACGGGAGGGGCATCTTCTCGGGGATTGAAGACCCGTTCGTTGCAACCCGGTATCACTCCCTTGTTGCACGGGAGGATTCACTCCCGGAAGAACTGGCCGTCACTGCGAAAAGTCTCGATGACGGTTTCGTAATGGGAGTGCGGCATAAGCACTACCCCATAGAGGGCGTGCAGTTCCACCCGGAGAGTATCCTCTCCCCAGCCGGGGATCGGATTATAGCGAATTTCCTCGCAGGGCCGGGGGTTGCACGATGATGCTGAAAAACGCCATAGGAAAACTCGTGGACCGGGAAGATCTCACGGGAACAGAGGCAGGCGAGATCATGGGAACCATCATGGAGGGGAACGCCTCGCAGGCCCAGATAGGGGCATTCCTTACGGCACTCAGGCTCAAGGGCGAGACACCGGAAGAGATCGCCGCATTCGCAACCGTCATGCGGAGATATGCAGTAACCATAAAACCGGTGACCCGGCATATGCTGGTGGATACCTGCGGGACCGGTGGCGACAGGGCCGGGACGTTCAACATCAGTACAACTGCAGCATTTGTTGCAGCAGGAGCCGGAGTCCCTGTGGTCAAGCACGGGAACCGGAGCGTGTCGAGCAGGTGCGGTTCCGCCGACGTCCTGGCTGCGCTCGGCGTCAATCTCTCGGTAGATCCAAAGGAGCAGGCCCGTATCGTGGAACAGGCAGGAATAGCATTCCTGTTTGCCCCGCAGCATCACCCGGCCATGCGCCATGTGATGGCTGCCCGGCAGGAGATCGGGTGCCGGACGGTCTTCAACATCCTCGGGCCCCTCACGAACCCCGGCTGCGCGGAGGCGCAGGTTCTCGGGGTCTATGACGAGTCCCTGACCAGGACCATGGCAGAGGTGCTCCGGCTCCTCGGGCTCTCCCGCGCCATGGTGGTTCACGGGAGCGGACTCGATGAGATCACGACAACCGGTGAAACCACCGTGTCGGAGCTGTATCGCGGGATTATCCGCAGTTACACGATCAACCCGGACACCTACGGGATAGCCAGGGCAGGACTTGCAGATCTCGCCGGTGGAGATGCAGAGACCAATGCACGGATCACCCGCGAGATCCTCAGCGGGGAGAAAGGGGCCGGGCGCGATATCGTCCTGATGAATGCCGGAGCTGCCATCTACGTTGGCGGCGGGGCCGGAGATCTTCGCGAGGGAATCATCCGGGCTGCCGGGTCCATTGACTCCGGCAATGCCCGGGCACGGCTCGATGCACTGATTGAAGCAACCCGGGAGGCAGCATGATCCTCGACGAGATTGTCCGGCGAACGGAAAAGCGCATTGCACATCTCCCGGAAACGTTTCCGGAGCCTTCGGCACGCCCGAAATCAAGCCTGGCCGGTGCCATCCGGGGCAGGAACGGGAAGAACGCCGTGATTGCCGAGATCAAATGCGCCTCCCCGAGCAACGGGGTCATCCGGCGGAACATTGACATGGCGATGATGGCGGGGGTTTTAAAAGACGGTGGATGCACGGCTATCTCCGTCCTGACCGAACCCTACTTCTTCGGGGGGACCGGGGGGGATATCGCCCGCGTGAAGAGTGCCGTCAGCGTGCCGGTGTTGAGGAAGGACTTCATCATCGACGAGCGGCAGATCGCCGAATCGCGGGCGCTCGGGGCCGACGCAGTCCTCCTCATCGCGGCAGTGCTCGGGAACCGGCTCCCGGCGTTTGTCGATCTCGCACGGGAATACGGCCTTGAACCGCTCGTGGAAACCCATACCATGGAAGAAGTGGATGCTGCACTTTCAACGGAAGCGGAGCTTATCGGGATCAACAATCGCAATCTTGCAACGATGACCATAGACCGGTCCACGACACGGCTCCTCTCGGGACAGGTCCGGGACGAGGGCAGGCTCGTTATCT
This region includes:
- the ftsA gene encoding coenzyme F390 synthetase: MPGGSYFSPEIETLDRGSLDALIDERVRYTVRYAADHSPFYRHWFRENGIDPAKVRVHEDLLDLPIISGKTIREHQPPVTPEFEFKSTDWSNVFSIQETSGTSGTPKGFFLTWEDWKRYAEKYARSFVSQGFSSRDRIVVCASYGMNVGANTMTIAAQKIGMGIIPIGKCSFESRILKSYRPTAIIGSVFKLLRLYRRLRAEGLAPSETSIDKLVAGGESFADESRKYLAELWECPVYNTYGSTEGTMCGECTEIAGLHVPEDLVHLDVYDPRMESFVHDGACGRGVLTTLLPVGAKAGMLLLNYDTEDTTVVLSRNRCTCGRTHMRIHNPQREAETAWIFRNSLNRVDIEAAVFQPENLEYLNGEYEAFISDGERPDETVLSVGVECIDPDHCDKKTIQDTILNRFLKYKPGLARHYHDGDLRIIVNFTRAGGLELHKQKGRPKRLIDRRLH
- a CDS encoding TIGR04084 family radical SAM/SPASM domain-containing protein, with protein sequence MYRLPMYFHLILTDDCNLCCSYCRAKAFEELEEGSGEGEQVEIDPDLPAELDYDLRLLYEFLSKDPSATLTFYGGEPLLRADLITRIIREAPVQRFMMQTNGLLLGRLEPAIVNRFSTILVSLDGREALTDKNRGEGVYRKVISQVKNLRKNGYAGELIARMTVTEDTDIADAVSWLSCNPDYSFSSIHWQLDADFASDFSRRRFAEWVKNSYNPGIRTLVSSWVDRMETTEEVLRWYPFLDPMDDLLHERASRLRCGSGYANYSIMTDGHIAPCPVMIGMRSYYVGHIADADPGALDRIEIGGDCITCRIRDFCGGRCLYSNITRPWNAAERQLVCGTVENLHDALVSALPRVRDLIARDTITREDFTHEKFNGCEIIP
- a CDS encoding CxxC-x17-CxxC domain-containing protein, with product MERKSFGGPRNFGPREMTKTVCSDCGKECEVPFKPTEGRPVYCRDCLPKHRKPRF
- the trpE gene encoding anthranilate synthase component I — translated: MKNDLTINLSEEEFITAVKNQPKPLIIPLCAELPLEDLCPLDIFLGTRTGCGFLLESMEGSEKLARYSFIGLDPVFVVSVGSSVELEGDELFTSIARDPEGRDPVDRIKSILSRFQYVNVKAPRFFGGMVGYFAYDCVYSLFEKVREGTSKTMAGSGPDARFMLTKDCIVLDHRDRILYIFSSPFLTYESDLSREYHRSIDRIRALADRIATLAAITTPASETAAGTANAIPAIPMGAQEEYERAVENIREHIAAGDIFQAVLSRRMECELSGDPFRLYAALRKINPSPYMYYLDFGNEQVIGASPEMLVRVENRRVTTVPIAGTRPRGRTPAEDQALADELLRDEKERAEHTMLVDLARNDLGRVCRFGSVDVTEFMNIEKFSHVQHIVSTVSGVLRDNLDCYDAFRSCFPAGTVSGAPKIRAMQIIGEQEQGPRGIYAGAVGYIGFDRNLDFAIAIRTVLVKNGRASVQVGAGIVADSVPSLEWKETESKATAMMKAFEQSGVCP
- a CDS encoding aminodeoxychorismate/anthranilate synthase component II, yielding MKVLIVDCYDSFTFNLYQQVGKLGGDPRVLTCDTPLSHLKKVACDRIILSPGPGTPEDAGVCQEVLSTMSRTIPTLGVCLGHQAICTAFGGEVGRAGRLMHGKTSKIQHDGRGIFSGIEDPFVATRYHSLVAREDSLPEELAVTAKSLDDGFVMGVRHKHYPIEGVQFHPESILSPAGDRIIANFLAGPGVAR
- the trpD gene encoding anthranilate phosphoribosyltransferase, producing MLKNAIGKLVDREDLTGTEAGEIMGTIMEGNASQAQIGAFLTALRLKGETPEEIAAFATVMRRYAVTIKPVTRHMLVDTCGTGGDRAGTFNISTTAAFVAAGAGVPVVKHGNRSVSSRCGSADVLAALGVNLSVDPKEQARIVEQAGIAFLFAPQHHPAMRHVMAARQEIGCRTVFNILGPLTNPGCAEAQVLGVYDESLTRTMAEVLRLLGLSRAMVVHGSGLDEITTTGETTVSELYRGIIRSYTINPDTYGIARAGLADLAGGDAETNARITREILSGEKGAGRDIVLMNAGAAIYVGGGAGDLREGIIRAAGSIDSGNARARLDALIEATREAA
- a CDS encoding indole-3-glycerol phosphate synthase TrpC; this translates as MILDEIVRRTEKRIAHLPETFPEPSARPKSSLAGAIRGRNGKNAVIAEIKCASPSNGVIRRNIDMAMMAGVLKDGGCTAISVLTEPYFFGGTGGDIARVKSAVSVPVLRKDFIIDERQIAESRALGADAVLLIAAVLGNRLPAFVDLAREYGLEPLVETHTMEEVDAALSTEAELIGINNRNLATMTIDRSTTRLLSGQVRDEGRLVISESGMRSADDVRELKTYCDAFLIGSSIMASEYPRKKLEEFVCA